One Companilactobacillus farciminis KCTC 3681 = DSM 20184 genomic window, AATTGAAAAAGAAGTATGTTTCGACAATTGATCATCAATTTCAATAGTCTTAAATTCTAAAACTTTAGTATCCAACTTTTTAATGAACTTATTCTGTGGAAAACTCATCAAGTCTTGGAATCCATAGTGATTAGCGGCTGAGAAAATCACTCGATTATCCACGATTGGTTCCAAAACTACTACTCCACGTCCTTTGACCGTATAAACTAAGCCATCAGATTGAAGTTTTTTCAACGCTCTTCTAATCGTATTTCTAGTTACACTGAAACGTTGTGACAAGTCTTCTTCCCCAGGCAAAATTGTCTTAGGTGGGTAAACATTGCTATCAATTTCACCTTTTAATATATGATAAATATCTGAATATAAGTTCTTTGGCATTTTTTTCTCCTCAATTTCGGTAGTACAAAATTTGAAATACCCTCTCTAATCGAGCTTTTTTTAATTAGGTTAATAATCGTATGTCGTCGTCCGTTCGGCTTTGTGGACGCTGGAACGTACTGGGCACAACTTGAAGCTAATTCCAAAACCGGGAATCATCTCCAAGATTGGCCTTTCACATAAGCGATAAATCGCTAAGTGAAATTTCAGTACTGAGCATCCACAAAGCTGTCACTACCGACTAGATAACGTCTCTTATTGCTTATTTCACTTGATTAAGAACATCAAAAACAAAGACACTATCTAGTCCGGAATAGCAAAGAAAATTGGCTCAAATGTGAAATTTCTCTTGGCAATTTATTGCCTAGTGAAAGGTCGAGCTTGAAGACTTTGCCCGGTTTTGGTCTTAGCAAAGGCTCCAAGTCGTGCCCACATTGTTCCAGCCAAATTTTCTTTGCTATGGAGGACGGAATATTACGCTAACTAAGGTTTAAAAAGAATCATAATTAATTATTTTTCCAACATGACTGATTCATATGGTCGTAAAGTTACTGTTTCATTGTTCAACTCGATCCCCTCATAATTACCGAGCAACAAATCAAAACCAGTAGCAATCTTTCTTTCCTGTACTTGATCAGTGAAATTAGCCATTACTAAAATTTTACCCTTATTATTAATTCTTTCATAGCTATAAACGCTATTATCTTGCGAATTTAATAATTTATATTGTCCATTTATGAGAATTTGCTTGTGTTTACGCAAAAAAATCAAAGCTCGATAAAAATCAAAGACGTTATTTTTCATTTTCAAAACTTTTTCAACTGAATAATCATCATGGTGCAGTGGTTTTAACCATGGTTGACCAGTTGTAAAACCGTAATTTGGCTGTGAATTCCATTGCATTGGCAAACGAGCATTTTCACGCGATTTCTGTTGCAAGATTTTAATGGCCTTATTCTTATCAACGCCATTGTCAATCAATTCATTGTAAGCATTAATCGATTCGTGGTCGTTGTATTGCTTAATGTCAGTGAAATAGGCGTTCTTCATTGCGATTTCGTCGCCTTGATAAATATAAGGTGTTCCTTG contains:
- a CDS encoding GntR family transcriptional regulator, producing MPKNLYSDIYHILKGEIDSNVYPPKTILPGEEDLSQRFSVTRNTIRRALKKLQSDGLVYTVKGRGVVVLEPIVDNRVIFSAANHYGFQDLMSFPQNKFIKKLDTKVLEFKTIEIDDQLSKHTSFSIGDMAYYIERLRLVNGKAMAIDTSYFRQENMPNLTIENAQDSIYQYIRDEKLFKIAAARSVATVETVTQKEADVLALKEANCVGALKKYVYTDLGNLFECTETKYVPDHFSLVGFESY